Below is a window of Nocardia asteroides DNA.
ACCTGCGGGTCGTCGCCGCCGGGCTCGGTGGCCGCGGCGCGCAGGAAGACCCGGATCGACTCGGTCAGGTGCGCGTCCGGCGGCAGCTCGACGAGGTCGAGGAATTCCAGCGACGAGGTCGCCTGACGCTCGCCGCTGGAGTCCCACTGCGGTTCCTCGGACATGCCACTCCGTTCCGTCGACGCACTCGTCTTCCTGTCGATAGCAGTATCTAGGACACAGCGCAGAGTTACCGAGATTCGCCTGGCGATCCGCGCTACGGTTGTCCGGCATGGACCCCGTGCGCAATCCCTACGCACCCGGCGCCGGCCAGCGTCCACCCGAATTGGCCGGACGGGACAAGCAACTGGCCGCCTTCGACATCGTGCTCGAGCGGGTCGCCCGCGGCAGGCCCGAGCGCAGCGTGATGCTCACCGGACTGCGCGGCGTCGGAAAGACCGTGCTGCTCAACCAGCTTCGCTCGGCCGCCATCTCGCGCGGCTGGGGCACCGGCAAGATCGAGGCCCGACCGGACCAGGACCTGCGCCGTCCGCTGTCCTCGGCGCTGCACATGGCGGTGCGCGCGATCGCGATGGCGCACCGCAATCCCGAGCACGTCGACGACTTCCTCGGCATCCTCAAGGCCTTCGCCCTGCGCGCCACCGCCGACAAGGGCATGCGCGAACGCTGGCAGCCCGGCATCGACGTGCCCGCGGTGACCGGCCGGGCCGATTCCGGCGACATCGAGATCGACCTGATCGAGCTGTTCAAGGAGGCCGCGGCGCTGGCCGCCGACATCGGCGTGGGGATCGGCATCTTCATCGACGAGATGCAGGACCTGGGCCCGGCCGACGTGTCGGCCATCTGCGGCGCGTGCCACGAGCTGAGCCAGGACGGGGCGCCGCTGATCGTCGTCGGCGCTGGGCTGCCGCATCTGCCCGCGGTGCTCTCGGCGTCGAAGAGCTATTCGGAGCGGCTGTTCAGCTATCACCGCATCGACCGGCTCGACCGGCAGTCGGCCGACCTGGCGCTGATCGCTCCGGCCGAACGCGAGGAGGTGAAGTTCACCGAGGACGCGCTCGACTCGCTATACCAGAAGGCCGACGGCTACCCGTATTTCGTGCAGGCCTACGGCAAGGCCGCCTGGGATCAGGCGCCGGACAGCCCGATCACCGCCGAGGACGTCGACGTGGCGGCGCCCGCCGCCGAGGAGGAACTGGCGGTCGGCTTCTTCGGCTCCCGGTACGAGCGGGCCACCCCGGCCGAACGCGAGTACATGCGCGCCATGGCCGACCTGGCGGGCGACGACGGCCCGGTCGCCACCGCCGCGGTGGCCGCCGAGCTGGGCCGCAAGCCCGCCTCGGTCTCCCCCGCGCGGGACGGCCTGATCAAGAAGGGGCTCATCTATTCGGCCGAGCGCGGCACGATCGGCTTCACGGTCCCGCACTTCGGCCGCTACCTCCGGAGCGTATGACCATCTTCAAAGCTCTAGCGAATGCGCTAGACAGCAGAAGATTCTCCCGGCGAACTCGCCGACCAGCCCCATCTATCGATTTCTTGGTTCGGCGCTAGAGTTCCGTAGATTCTCCTGCATAACGGCGGGCCCCCGCCCGGATTCGGTTGCGCATCGGCTGCATAACGCCAGGATTGGCGCGCTAACGCCCCGGAAATCTGTTTCGAAACACGGGGTACAGCGCTCCAGCAGCACAGGAGGCGTCATGTCGGAGAACATCGCCATCGCCGCACCGGCGGGCCGTCGGGCCACCGTCGTCGCCGACGACGGCGTGCCGATCGCGGTCCGCCTCTTCGGCAGCGCCGACGCCGCGGTCACCGTCGTCTTCGTGCACGGACACTGCCTGCACACCGAATCCTGGTCCTTCCTGCGCGAGCATCTGCTCCGGCACTGGGACGCCGACACCAGGATGGTCTTCTACGACCACCGCGGGCACGGCGAATCCGGTCACGCCGGCCACGAGACCTACACGATCGACCAGTTGGCGGCCGACCTCGACGCGGTCCTGCGCGCGGTCGCGCCCACCGGCCCGGTCGTCCTGGTCGGCCATTCGATGGGCGCGATGGTCCTGCTGGCCTACGCCCGGCTGTTCCCCGCGGCAATCGGCGAGCGCATCGCGGGGATCGGGCTCATCTCCGGCGCCGCCGCCGGGCTCACCGAGGTGGGCCTCGGCAGGCTGCTCAACCGGCACGCCGTGGCGTCGCTGCAGCGGGTGGTGCTGCACGCGCCCGGCGTGCTGCAGGCCTCGAAGCGCTTCTCGCGCTGGATCTTCGGGCCGCTGATCCGCGAGGCGAGCACCGGGACCCGGCGGGTGAACCCGCGGGTCTGGGCGATCGCGACCGCGATCCTCAACGACACCCCGCTGCTGACCATGTCGGGTTTCCTGAGCTCACTGCGCGACTTCGACGAGGCGCGCACCCTGCACCGGCTGGGCGATCTGCCCGCCCTGGTGCTGGCGGGCTCGGCCGATCTGATGGTTCCGTTCGCGCATTCGGTGGTACTCGCCTCGCAACTGGCGGGCGCCGAGCTGGTCCGGCTGGAGGGGGCGGGACACGGCGTCATCCTCGAGCGCGCCGAAGAGGTCGCGCACTCGATCGCCGGCCTGGTCGAGCGCGCCGCGGCGGGCATCGGCAAGAACTACGCCGTGGCGGGCTGACCCCGGAGTTACCGGACGGCAACCGCCGATCCGGGCCAACTACGGGCGCAAACGGAAAAGCTCGGTTATTGTGGTGGAGATCACGTTGTGTGGTGAGTCACACGGCTCGGTGCAGTGCGGCCCGGGAGTTTTCGGGCGTACCCGTGATCCGGACGAGTCGGTATGCCCGCCATATACACAGGAGGTAACGATGACACGCAGCGATATCGCGGAACTGCGCTACGCGGTCGGTCAACTCCGGCAATCGATCGGCGCACTGCGCTCCAACTACGGCGACGCGGCCACCGTGCGCAGGCTGGAGAACGACCTCGAGCGGCTCGTCATCGACGCCGAGGAGTTCGAGCAGGCACCGCCGCCGGAGCTCGCCGTCCCCCGCAGGGCGGAACCGATCTACGTCCCGGACAGCAAGTCCGACGAGGCCGCCTGGATGGGCGCGCAGGACGAGGGCCTGGGCTTCCACTCCCGCCCGCGGACCAAGTAACAACCGAAGACCTGTTCACCGGCGCGACGGCTCTGCCACCCAGGGTCGTCGCGCCGACCCCTGTTCAGGCCCGGTGTCTGCCCGGCCGCCGCCCACTCCGGACGCCGTGGAACCTGGCTCCGCGCGGGGTCTCGGCCGGTTCCGGCGCGTCCGCCGATTCGAACAGCGCGGCGATGCCGTGGTCGTGCCCCAGCGCGATGGCCTCCAGCCCGTAGCGGCCGCCGGTGCGGCCGAGTTCGTGCAGCATCGTCGTCATGATCCGCAGGCCGGTGGCGCCGACCGGATGACCGAGGGCGATGTCGGAGCCGTTCACATTGAGCCTGCCCAGCGGATCCAGCTCCCACTCGGTGGCCAGCGCCAGCACCTCCACCGCGTACCCCTCGTTGATCTCGAGCAGGTCGATCTCGTCGAGCGAGCAGCCGGTGCGGGCCAGCAGTTTCGCCACCGCGGGCGCGGCGCCGAGCGCGGGGCCGACGCTGTCGCAACCGGCCGCCGCCCAGCCCGCGAGGAAGGCCATCGGGGTCAGGCCGAGTTCGTCGAGCCGGTCCTCCGCCACGACCAGGCAGGCCGAGGCGCCGAGCCGGTGCGCGCTCATGTTCCCCACCGTCACCACGCCCTCGGCGAGCAGCGGCCGCAACCCGGCCAGCGTGTGCGTCGACAGGTCGTCGCGCACGCCCTCGTCGCGCGTGATCCCGTGCTCGGCCACGCCCGCGGCCACCCCCACCGGCACCACCTCGGCCGCGAAGGCGCCCTGCCGCCAGGCCCGCGCCGCCTTGCGATGACTGGCCACCGCGAACTCGTCGGCCGTCGTGCGGTCGATGCCGTAGTAGTGCGCGAGCCGTTCGGCATTGCGCAGGCCCGCCGTCCCGCCCGGCAGGGTCGACGGGGTGGCCGCGCACTCGACCCCGCCGGCGACGACCACGTCGGCGGCTCCGGTCTGCACCATCATCGCGGCCGTGATCACCGCCTGCAGCCCGCTGCCGCCGTGCCGGTCGGTGAGGAATCCGGGCACCGCGAACGGCAGCCCGGCCCCGCGCGCGGCCAGCGCGCCGATGGCGGGAACGTCGGCGAGCCCGCCGTCGACACAGGCCATCGCGACGTCCTCGATCCGCAGCGGGTCGATCCCGGAACGCTCGAGCACGGCCGATAGCACCGTGGTCGCCAGCCACTCGGCGGGCATCCCGGACAGCGCGCCGCCCTCCACGCCGCTCGGCGTTCGGACGGGCGCCACGATCGCGGCTCTTCTCATGGGTGACAGGGCACCACAGCTTTGTTGCACCGGGATGACCGGTTGTCACGGGAATGATCATGTGACCGAGATCACCACCGTGTTCCGGAGGGCGTTGGGTGAGACCCGGCTCGAGCGGCGAGAACACAGGCGTATGGTGCTCCACATCACAATTCATCGCGGTGGGGAA
It encodes the following:
- a CDS encoding thiolase family protein, whose protein sequence is MRRAAIVAPVRTPSGVEGGALSGMPAEWLATTVLSAVLERSGIDPLRIEDVAMACVDGGLADVPAIGALAARGAGLPFAVPGFLTDRHGGSGLQAVITAAMMVQTGAADVVVAGGVECAATPSTLPGGTAGLRNAERLAHYYGIDRTTADEFAVASHRKAARAWRQGAFAAEVVPVGVAAGVAEHGITRDEGVRDDLSTHTLAGLRPLLAEGVVTVGNMSAHRLGASACLVVAEDRLDELGLTPMAFLAGWAAAGCDSVGPALGAAPAVAKLLARTGCSLDEIDLLEINEGYAVEVLALATEWELDPLGRLNVNGSDIALGHPVGATGLRIMTTMLHELGRTGGRYGLEAIALGHDHGIAALFESADAPEPAETPRGARFHGVRSGRRPGRHRA
- a CDS encoding alpha/beta fold hydrolase codes for the protein MSENIAIAAPAGRRATVVADDGVPIAVRLFGSADAAVTVVFVHGHCLHTESWSFLREHLLRHWDADTRMVFYDHRGHGESGHAGHETYTIDQLAADLDAVLRAVAPTGPVVLVGHSMGAMVLLAYARLFPAAIGERIAGIGLISGAAAGLTEVGLGRLLNRHAVASLQRVVLHAPGVLQASKRFSRWIFGPLIREASTGTRRVNPRVWAIATAILNDTPLLTMSGFLSSLRDFDEARTLHRLGDLPALVLAGSADLMVPFAHSVVLASQLAGAELVRLEGAGHGVILERAEEVAHSIAGLVERAAAGIGKNYAVAG
- a CDS encoding AAA family ATPase; its protein translation is MDPVRNPYAPGAGQRPPELAGRDKQLAAFDIVLERVARGRPERSVMLTGLRGVGKTVLLNQLRSAAISRGWGTGKIEARPDQDLRRPLSSALHMAVRAIAMAHRNPEHVDDFLGILKAFALRATADKGMRERWQPGIDVPAVTGRADSGDIEIDLIELFKEAAALAADIGVGIGIFIDEMQDLGPADVSAICGACHELSQDGAPLIVVGAGLPHLPAVLSASKSYSERLFSYHRIDRLDRQSADLALIAPAEREEVKFTEDALDSLYQKADGYPYFVQAYGKAAWDQAPDSPITAEDVDVAAPAAEEELAVGFFGSRYERATPAEREYMRAMADLAGDDGPVATAAVAAELGRKPASVSPARDGLIKKGLIYSAERGTIGFTVPHFGRYLRSV